GGTGGTGAGGGGTGGGGCGCGGTGTTCCTCCTGGGCCACGTGCAGCTCCAGACCCATGGCCTGCAACCCCGCCCACAAGGCGCGGGCATGACGACGGTGGCGGGCGAAGCGGGCCTCAAGCCCCTCCTCCAGCACCAAGCGCAGGGCCTCCCTTAGGGCGTAGAGCATGGTCATGGGGGGCGTGTGGTGGTAGCGGTGGGCCCGCCCATAGTATTCCCGCAGGAGGGTGATGTCCACATACCAGCTGCGACAGGGCTGGCGCCTCTTGCCCACCGCCTCCATGGCCCGCGGACCGAAGGTGATGGGGGCCATGCCCGGGGGGGCCGAAAGGCATTTCTGAGTGGCGCTATAGACCACGTCCAGGCTCCAGGCGTCCACCTCCAGAGGGCACCCCGCCAAGGAGGTGACGGCGTCCACGATGAGCAGGGCACCGTAGCGATGGGCAACCTCCGCCATCTCCACCAAAGGCTGCAAGACACCTGTGGAGGTCTCGGCATGAACCACACAGACGGCCTTGGCCCCAGGATGGAGGCGCAACGCCTCCTCCACCTGCTCCGGCTCCACGATGCACCCCCAGGGGGCCTCCACCGTCACCACCTGCGCCCCGCAGCGGCGGGCCATGTCCAACATGCGCTGGCCGAAATAGCCGTTGACGCAGACCACCACCGTGTCCCCTTCCTCCACCACGTTGTAAATGGCAGCCTCCATACCCAAAGAGCCCGTGCCGGAGAGGGGGATGGTGATCTCGTTCTTGGTGCGAAACACCTCCCGCAGGGGGCGTTGAGTGTCCTCCAGCAGGCGCAGGAACTCAGGGTCCAGGTAACCGATGACGGGCGACATCATCGCCCTATACACCCTGGGGTGGACGTTAGAGGGCCCGGGACCCAACAGGAGCCGCGCCGGGGGGTTCAGCTCCTCCACCGACTCACCCCTCCCCTTGCCAGCGCAGGACGGGTCGACGGGCGGCCGTGGCCTCGTCCAGACGGTGGAGGGGTGCGGTGTGGGGGGCCTCCCGCACCACCTCTGGGCATTCCTCCACCTCCCTGGCGATGGCCAGCATGGCCTCGCAGAAGGCGTCCAGGTTCTCCTTGGACTCCGTCTCCGTGGGCTCGATCATCAGGGCCTCAGGGACGATGAGGGGAAAGTACATGGTAGGGGGATGGAACCCATAGTCTATGAGGCGCTTGGCGATGTCTAGGGCCTTGACCCCTTTGGCCCGCTGGCGGGACGCTGAAAAGACCACTTCGTGCAGGCAGGGGCGGTCGTAGGGGAGGTGATAGGCCCCCTTAAGGCGCACCCGCACGTAATTGGCGTTGACCACGGCATGCTCAGATACGGCCCGCATCCCTTGGTCGCCCAGGGACCGGATGTAGGCATAGGCCCGCAGAAGCACCCCGAAGTGACCCCAAAAGGCCACCACCCGCCCGATGGACCTCGGCGGGCGGGATAGGAGGAACTGACCCCCCTCCTGCGTGACCACGGGAACGGGGAGATAGGGCGCCAGATGGGCCTTGCAGCACACGGGCCCCGCCCCGGGCCCACCCCCGCCATGAGGGGTGGAGAAGGTCTTGTGCAGGTTGAGGTGCACCACATCGAACCCCATGTCCCCGAAGCGGGCCCGCCCCAGGAAGGCGTTCTGGTTGGCCCCGTCCCCGTAGAGGAGGGCACCACAATCGTGCACCATGGCCGCGATGCGCTCGATGTTGGGGTCGAAGAGACCTAGGGTAGAGGGGACGGTGAGCATCATGGCCGCCACATCGGGGCCTAGGGACTCCTGGAGGGCGGCCAGGTCTACGTTCCCCTCTCCATCGGAGGGGATGGTCACCACCTGGAAGCCGCACATGGCGGCGCTGGCCGGGTTGGTGCCATGGGCCGAGTCGGGCACCAGCACCTTATGGCGGTGCCCCTCCCCCTTGTCCTGCAGGTAGGCCTTCACCATGAGCATGCCCACCAGCTCGCCATGGGCGCCGGCAGCCGGGGCCAGGCTGCAGGCATCCATCCCCGTGATGCGACACAGGGCCTCCTGCAGGCGGAACATGAGCTCTAGGGCTCCTTGCACGGTGGCCTCGTCCTGCAAGGGGTGAAGGTGTAGGAACCCAGGAAGGCGGGACACCTCCTCGTTCACCTTGGGGTTGTACTTCATGGTGCAGGAGCCCAAGGGGTAGAAGCCCGTGTCTACGGAGTAGTTGAGGCGGGAGAGGGACAAGAAGTAGCGCACCACCTCATTCTGGGCCAGCTCCGGCAACCGTAGCTCCTCCCTCAGCAGCCCCGATGGCGGGAGCGGGGCCTCCGGCACGTCCAGGGGCGGCAGGTCCACCCCCTTTCTGCCGGGACGGGAGCGGTCAAAGGTGAGGCGGGCGCCGATGACCTCCTCTTTTGGGTCTGGGCGTCCGGGGACGAATGCCATGGCCCCTCACCTCGGCGCTAGGGAGGCCAGGGCCTCCACCAGCCGGTCTATTTCCTGGCGCGTGTTCATCTCGGTGACACACAAAAGCATGCCGTTGTCGATGCGCCAGGAGACGTCCAGGCCGCCGATGATACCCATCTCCAAGAGGGCCCCGTTGATCTCAGCGGGCGGCCTTGGGCACCCCACCACGAACTCTTTGAAGAAGATGCCCTGGAGAGGCAGGGAGTACCCCGGGAGCTGGGCGATGCGGGAGGCGGCATAATGGGCCTTGTGGTAGCAGAGCTGGGCGATGCGCCGCAGGCCTTCCCGCCCCACCGTGGCCAGATATACGGTGGCCGCCAGGGCCACCAACTGCTGGCTGGTGCAGATGTTGGAGGTGGCGCGTTCCCTCCTTATGTGCTGCTCCCGTGTCTGAAGGGTGAGGACGTAGCCCGCCCTCCCCTGGCGGTCGGTGGTGCGGCCCACGATGCGCCCCGGCATGTGGCGTAATAGCTCCTTGCGGGCGGCGAAGAGCCCCAAGTATGGCCCGCCGAAGGATAGGGGCCAACCCAGAGGCTGGCCCTCCGCCGTGGCGATGTCGGCCCCATACTGGCCCGGCGGGCGGAACATCCCCAGGGAGATGGGGTCGGTACTGGTGACCAGTAGGGCCCCCACTCGGTGAGCAGCTTGGGAGAGGGCCTCCATATCCTCCAGGTAACCAAAGAAGTTGGGGCTCTGGACGGCCAGGCAGGCGTGCTCCTCCCCCACCTCGGGGTGCTCTGGGGATAGAACGTCCACCGCCAGTCCCCTCCCCCAGGCGTAGGTGCGCACCACCTCCAGGTAATGGGGATGGACTGTATCCAGGACGGCTATGCGACGCCGCCCGGTGACGGCGGCGGCCATGAGGCAACCCTCGGCCAGGGCTGTGGCACCGTCGTACATGCCAGCGTTGGCCACATCCATGGCCAAAAGCTCGCACACCATACTCTGGAACTCGAAGATGGCCTGGAGGGTGCCTTGGCTGATCTCGGGCTGGTAGGGGGTATAGGCGGTATAGAACTCGGGTCGGGATACCACGGCCATGACGGTGGCCGGGATGTAGTGTCGATAGGCTCCCGCCCCTAGAAAGCAGGCCACCCCCTGCCCCACCGCCCGGTTGCGGGAGGCCAGCGCGGACATCTCCCCCATCAGCTCCATCTCCGAAAGGGGAGGCGGCAGGCCCAGGCCCTCCACCCGCAGATGAGCAGGGATGTCGGCGAACAGCTCCTCCACATCCTCCACGCCAATGACCTGGAGCATGGCCTGCACATCGTCAGGGGTGTTGGGCAGATAGGGATGTATCATAGCCCTAAGCCTGTGCCTCCTGGGCGATGTAGTGGTCATATTCCTGGGCTGTCATGAGCCTCTCCAGCTCTGTGGGGTCAGAGAGGCGCACCTTTATCATCCAGCCCCGGCCATAGGGGTCCTGGTTTACTAGCTCGGGGTGGTCCTCCAGCTCCCCGTTGACCTCCACCACCTCCCCGCTCACGGGCGCATAGAGGTCGGACACCGCCTTGACCGATTCGATCTCGCCGAAGGGCTCCATATGTCGCACCTGCTGGCCCACCTGGGGCAGCTGCACATAAACGATGTCCCCTAATTGGTCCTGGGCGTAATCGGTGATGCCCACCGTCCCTATCTGGTCTTCCACCTTCACCCACTCATGCTCCCTAGTGTAGAGGCGGTCTTGGGGGCTGGGCATTCATCCCTCCCTATTTGGGTGGTCTGTAGAAGGGACGCCGCACCACCCGCACAGGCAGGGGACGGCCCCTCACGTCTACTATAAGGCGAGTGCCCACCTGGGCCAAGGACGGGGGCAGGAAGGCCATGCCGATGCTCACCCCCAGCATAGGGGAGTGGCCGCCGCTAGTGATGGTCCCTACTGGCCGCCCCTCGTGGAGGACAGAGCACCCTGGGCGCATGACGCCCCTCCCCTCCGCCCGGAGACAGGAGAGGACGCGCTTGGGCCCCTCCCGCAGGGCCCTGACGATGGCCTCCCGCCCCAAGAAGTCAGCATCGTCGTCCAGGGAGACGGCGAAGGTGAGGCCCAGCTCCACGGGGTTGACGCTCTCATCGATGTCCTGGCCGTAGAGGGGGAGGGAGGCCTCCAGGCGGAGGGTGTCGCGGGCCCCCAGGCCGCATGGGACGACCCCCGCCTCTAGGAGACGCTGCCAGAGGAGGGGGCCATGGGAAGAGGGCACCACCAGCTCCAGCCCGTCTTCCCCCGTATATCCGGTGCGAGAGGCGAACAGGAGCTGTCCCTCCCAGGTCGTCTCCAGGCAGCCGCGGCGGTGGAGGTGGGCCAGGGGGAGGGAAAGGGCGGTAGCGGAGATGGCCACCGCCTTTGGCCCCTGCACCGCTATCATGGCCGTCTCTCGGTGCACGTTCTCCAGCCCCACAGATGGGGTTATATGGGCCCGGAGCCAGCCCCAGACCTTCTCGGCGTTGGCGGCGTTGGCCACCACCAGGAAGCGCTGCTGCGCTGGACGGAAGACGTATACGTCGTCCAGGATGCCGCCGTCCTCACGGCAGAGGAAGGAGTAGTGGCCCATGCCCTGAGGTAGAGCGGTCACGTTATATGTGGTGAGGCGGCGCAGGGCGGTGGCTGCCCCCTCCCCCACCACCCAGTACCGGCCCATGTGGGAGACGTCGAACATGCCCGCTGCCGTGCGAACGGCCCGGTGCTCCTCGATGATGCCCCGATACTGCAGGGGCATCTCCCAGCCAGCGAAGGGGAACATGCGCGCCCCTAACCTTACGTGCTCCTGGTATAAGGGGGTGCGCAGGAGGAGGGAGGACATTATCCCCCTCCCTCTAGAGGGAGCCAACGGCGTTTACCTTCCTCTAAGGTCAGCCGCCCTAGGCCGGGGAAGGGGGCGTGCACAGCTATGAGGAGGGCCCGCTTTTCCAACGCCTTCTCCACCAGCCGCTTCTTCGTCTCCAGGCTCACCAGGGGCAGCACGTCGAAGGCCGAGAGCCAGGCCAGCCGTTCTAGCATGATGGGGTGCTGGGCCACCTCTGCTATATAGATGGCCAGCTCCCCCTCCGATTCCACCTCCACCACCATGTGATGGGCGGTGTGGCCCGGGGCAGGCACCATCCGCACGCCGCGGACCACCTCCACCTCCCCTTCCACCAGCTCCACCTGCCGGGCCGCCATGAGGGGCTCGAAGTTCTCAGCCAGGTAGGTGGCCCGGGTGCGCTCGTTGGGGCGCTGGGCCTCCTCCCATTCCCCCTTGGGCAGGAAGTAGCGAGCGCGGGGGAAGGTGGGCACCACCCGCCCCTCTGCCAACGTGGTGTTGCCCCCGGCATGGTCGAAGTGGAGATGGGTGTTGATGACGATGTCCACGTCTTGAGGCCTGATGCCCTCCTGAGCCAGGGCATCCAGGAGGCGGCCGGTCTCCTTCAGGTCGATGCCGGCAGGGGCCCTGCCACCCTTAGTGCCCACCCCCGTCTCCACCAGGACGGTCTTGCCTGCCACCCGCACCACCAGACAGTTAAGGCCGGCCCGCAAGCGGTGATATTCGTCCAGGGGCCCCACCAAGGGCTCCCACATGATGCGGGGAGTGACGCCGAAGAGGGCACCAGCATCGAAAGCGATGGGCCCATCGCTCACCACCAGGAGGTCCAGTCTCCCTAGCTTGAGCCAACGGCCCATGGGCAACCGAGAAAAAGATACTGTTGCCCTGGGGCTCCGGTCAACAAGTTTGCCTGCAAAGTTGGGGAGGCTTATAATCGCCTTAGTCTTGAAGACGGAGGTCGGCATGGGAACGCCCTACGCTTACTTCCGCGGCCGATTCGTACCCCTGTCGGAGGCCAAGATCAGCATCATGACCCATGCCTTTAACTAC
The genomic region above belongs to Dehalococcoidia bacterium and contains:
- a CDS encoding alanine--glyoxylate aminotransferase family protein; translated protein: MEELNPPARLLLGPGPSNVHPRVYRAMMSPVIGYLDPEFLRLLEDTQRPLREVFRTKNEITIPLSGTGSLGMEAAIYNVVEEGDTVVVCVNGYFGQRMLDMARRCGAQVVTVEAPWGCIVEPEQVEEALRLHPGAKAVCVVHAETSTGVLQPLVEMAEVAHRYGALLIVDAVTSLAGCPLEVDAWSLDVVYSATQKCLSAPPGMAPITFGPRAMEAVGKRRQPCRSWYVDITLLREYYGRAHRYHHTPPMTMLYALREALRLVLEEGLEARFARHRRHARALWAGLQAMGLELHVAQEEHRAPPLTTVRVPEGIDEAQLRQGLLERHNIEIGAGFGPLQGKVWRIGLMGYSSQPQNVLALLHALEEELARQGYRTEPGAGVTAAARLLATDAL
- the gcvPB gene encoding aminomethyl-transferring glycine dehydrogenase subunit GcvPB — its product is MAFVPGRPDPKEEVIGARLTFDRSRPGRKGVDLPPLDVPEAPLPPSGLLREELRLPELAQNEVVRYFLSLSRLNYSVDTGFYPLGSCTMKYNPKVNEEVSRLPGFLHLHPLQDEATVQGALELMFRLQEALCRITGMDACSLAPAAGAHGELVGMLMVKAYLQDKGEGHRHKVLVPDSAHGTNPASAAMCGFQVVTIPSDGEGNVDLAALQESLGPDVAAMMLTVPSTLGLFDPNIERIAAMVHDCGALLYGDGANQNAFLGRARFGDMGFDVVHLNLHKTFSTPHGGGGPGAGPVCCKAHLAPYLPVPVVTQEGGQFLLSRPPRSIGRVVAFWGHFGVLLRAYAYIRSLGDQGMRAVSEHAVVNANYVRVRLKGAYHLPYDRPCLHEVVFSASRQRAKGVKALDIAKRLIDYGFHPPTMYFPLIVPEALMIEPTETESKENLDAFCEAMLAIAREVEECPEVVREAPHTAPLHRLDEATAARRPVLRWQGEG
- the gcvPA gene encoding aminomethyl-transferring glycine dehydrogenase subunit GcvPA; the protein is MIHPYLPNTPDDVQAMLQVIGVEDVEELFADIPAHLRVEGLGLPPPLSEMELMGEMSALASRNRAVGQGVACFLGAGAYRHYIPATVMAVVSRPEFYTAYTPYQPEISQGTLQAIFEFQSMVCELLAMDVANAGMYDGATALAEGCLMAAAVTGRRRIAVLDTVHPHYLEVVRTYAWGRGLAVDVLSPEHPEVGEEHACLAVQSPNFFGYLEDMEALSQAAHRVGALLVTSTDPISLGMFRPPGQYGADIATAEGQPLGWPLSFGGPYLGLFAARKELLRHMPGRIVGRTTDRQGRAGYVLTLQTREQHIRRERATSNICTSQQLVALAATVYLATVGREGLRRIAQLCYHKAHYAASRIAQLPGYSLPLQGIFFKEFVVGCPRPPAEINGALLEMGIIGGLDVSWRIDNGMLLCVTEMNTRQEIDRLVEALASLAPR
- the gcvH gene encoding glycine cleavage system protein GcvH, which translates into the protein MPSPQDRLYTREHEWVKVEDQIGTVGITDYAQDQLGDIVYVQLPQVGQQVRHMEPFGEIESVKAVSDLYAPVSGEVVEVNGELEDHPELVNQDPYGRGWMIKVRLSDPTELERLMTAQEYDHYIAQEAQA
- the gcvT gene encoding glycine cleavage system aminomethyltransferase GcvT, whose amino-acid sequence is MSSLLLRTPLYQEHVRLGARMFPFAGWEMPLQYRGIIEEHRAVRTAAGMFDVSHMGRYWVVGEGAATALRRLTTYNVTALPQGMGHYSFLCREDGGILDDVYVFRPAQQRFLVVANAANAEKVWGWLRAHITPSVGLENVHRETAMIAVQGPKAVAISATALSLPLAHLHRRGCLETTWEGQLLFASRTGYTGEDGLELVVPSSHGPLLWQRLLEAGVVPCGLGARDTLRLEASLPLYGQDIDESVNPVELGLTFAVSLDDDADFLGREAIVRALREGPKRVLSCLRAEGRGVMRPGCSVLHEGRPVGTITSGGHSPMLGVSIGMAFLPPSLAQVGTRLIVDVRGRPLPVRVVRRPFYRPPK
- a CDS encoding MBL fold metallo-hydrolase codes for the protein MGRWLKLGRLDLLVVSDGPIAFDAGALFGVTPRIMWEPLVGPLDEYHRLRAGLNCLVVRVAGKTVLVETGVGTKGGRAPAGIDLKETGRLLDALAQEGIRPQDVDIVINTHLHFDHAGGNTTLAEGRVVPTFPRARYFLPKGEWEEAQRPNERTRATYLAENFEPLMAARQVELVEGEVEVVRGVRMVPAPGHTAHHMVVEVESEGELAIYIAEVAQHPIMLERLAWLSAFDVLPLVSLETKKRLVEKALEKRALLIAVHAPFPGLGRLTLEEGKRRWLPLEGGG